In Paludibacter propionicigenes WB4, the genomic window CAACGCGTGTTAATGCGGTACTTGATCCTGTGAAACTGATTATAACAAATTATCCTGAAGATCAGGTAGATATGTTGGAAACCGTCAATAATCCGGAAGATGAATCGGCCGGTACGCGTACGTTGGCATTCTCTAAAGAGCTTTATATTGAACGTGATGATTTTATGGAAGATGCTCCCAAGAAGTATTTCCGTATGACGCCGGGTCAGGAAGTTCGTTTGAAAAGCGCCTATATAGTTAAGTGTACAGGCTGCAAGAAAGATGCTGAAGGCAATGTTGAAGAAATATACTGCGAGTATGACTTGCAAACCAAAAGTGGAATGCCGGAGAGTAATCGTAAGGTTAAGGGAACACTTCACTGGGTTTCGGCAGCGCATTGCCTAAGCGCTGAAGTTCGCTTGTATGACAGGTTATTTAGTGTCGAAAATCCATCGGCAGACGAGCGTGATTTCAGAGATTTATTGAATCCAAATTCGTTGAGAGTATTGAACGACTGCAAAGTTGAAGTTTCTTTGGGTGATGCCAAACCACTGGATCAATTCCAATTCCAACGTATTGGTTACTTCAATGTCGATTTGGACTCTACAAGCGATAAACTGATTTTCAACCGAACTGCCTCGTTGAAAGATAGTTGGGCTAAAGAGCAAGGGAAATAAGAATTTTTATATATTGAGATAAAAACCGTTGCATGAAATTTGTAACGGTTTTTTTGCTTTTGTTTTACATTGGCAGGCACGAAAACACAGTTTTGTAATAGTTATATCATGAAGTCGTAACACGACCACCATAACTTTGACGATTAATTTAAAATCAAGAGGTTATGAGTAAATATCGTGTTTTGGTAGTCGATGACGAAGAAGATCTGTGCGAGATTATTCGGTTTGCATTGGAAGTTGAGGGTTATTCGGTGGATGTGGTTTATTCTGCAGAAGAGGCTTTGAAAATGAATATAACTGATTATAATCTGTTATTGCTCGATGTGATGATGGGCGAGATTTCGGGTTTCAGAATGGCACATATGATTCGAAATGATCCTAAAACCGCTCATACTCCTATCGTCTTTATTTCTGCCAAAGATACCGAAAATGACCGGCTCACAGCCTTTAGTCTTGGCGCTGACGACTATATAACAAAGCCTTTTTCAATCAGGGAGATGTTGGCCAGAGTGAAAGCCATAATTGGTCGTTTTGATTCAAAAATGAAAATCGGGCTTCAAATACTCTCTTACGATAAGCTGACAATTAATCTTGAGAAAAAACAAGTTTTGTTGGAAGAAAAGGAAATACGATTTACGAAAAAGGAATTTGAAATTCTAAAACTGTTTTTAGAAAACAGAAACCGATTGTTTACCCGAGAAGAATTACTCAAACGTATATGGTCTGATGAAGCTTTTGTCCTTAGTCGGACGATAGATGTAAACATTACCCGTATCCGAAGAAAAATAGGCCGTTACGAGAGAAATATTGTAACTAAGCTCGGGCTTGGCTACTGTTTCGAAGGGTAGACTTTAGCCACTTTACATTACCGGACAGACCTGCATTTACGATGAATTTAATGAAAAAAATATTACTGATTTGTTTTACGATTGTTGCCTTTTCTGCATTGCATGCTCAGAAGGTTGGACTTGTATTGAGTGGTGGTGGTGCTCCGGGCATAGCTCATATTGGCATTATTAAAGCGTTAGAAGAGAATAATATACCGATAGACTACGTAACCGGAACTTCTATAGGCGCTATGCTGGGAGGGATGTATGCTATGGGTATGACTCCCGACGAGATGATAAAAGTGCTGAAGTCAGAGGACTTTAAACATTGGTTGAACGGTGAAGTAGAACCTGAGAACATGTATTTTTATCGCAGTGCCAACCCTAACGCAGGAGTAATAAATCTGCGTGTCCAAATAAGTAAACAGAAAGCCATTAATTTAAAAACGAAGATTTTACCGGCTAATATTGTTCCTCCCGGCCAAATGAATTATGCTTTTATACCGCTTTGTGCCAGTGTGACTGCGGCCTCAGCGGGTAATTTCGATAAGCTTTTTGTGCCTTTTCGGTGTGTAGCTTC contains:
- a CDS encoding response regulator transcription factor, translated to MSKYRVLVVDDEEDLCEIIRFALEVEGYSVDVVYSAEEALKMNITDYNLLLLDVMMGEISGFRMAHMIRNDPKTAHTPIVFISAKDTENDRLTAFSLGADDYITKPFSIREMLARVKAIIGRFDSKMKIGLQILSYDKLTINLEKKQVLLEEKEIRFTKKEFEILKLFLENRNRLFTREELLKRIWSDEAFVLSRTIDVNITRIRRKIGRYERNIVTKLGLGYCFEG